In a genomic window of Drosophila takahashii strain IR98-3 E-12201 chromosome 3L, DtakHiC1v2, whole genome shotgun sequence:
- the LOC138912911 gene encoding FAS-associated factor 1-like, whose protein sequence is MDNIIEEPLTSVNTKKIILNGDQKANIEEKTTKVAENVESTKAAETGENIKPARIVRPGEIFEKEAAEKKIKIESMDRQEVNKVEENKSSGRVLTFHVKFKDKIEKISLPYEETLDKLQEYISNLFEVPPSRQIFHGCGLHGSTSEEIPNKHLSNLKISSQNYLTVEEVMEYKFPICLLEQNSGRKTHLNLSNLMRVHELKQYVYCICDIPVRYQDWNGLNDQKDEATLEQAGLKMNDEITVRSLQSQFLNSTGSTSSERLSDSCSDEESDSDLSSLEAYFPVVPASSPSQNSLIEGSYSFAYKYKMRFGHPIPEFYAGELGDAFKKTCSEPYDKKKILAIYLHHDDSILTNIFCHRVLKAEKILNVLKHNFIVYGVDLTKKTPAVEFFGRLKSLISLEASSMAEGIVLDKLPAFMLVSQDIGDTHPLVSVIHGDVGVDELEHELLEQFELRINLAD, encoded by the exons ATGGACAATATAATTGAAGAGCCGTTGACATCGGtaaatacaaagaaaattattttaaacggcgaccaaaaagcaaacatcgaggaaaaaacaacaaaagttgCAGAAAATGTAGAATCAACAAAAGCCGCAGAAACTGgtgaaaatataaaacctGCAAGAATCGTAAGGCCCGGagagatttttgaaaaagaagctgctgaaaaaaagattaaaatagaAAGCATGGACCGCCAAGAAGTAAACAAAGTTGAGGAGAATAAAAGCTCCGGACGTGTTTTAACATTTCACGTAAAATTCAAGGACAAGATTGAAAAAATTTCCCTGCCCTACGAAGAGACATTGGACAAACTGCAGGAGTATATTTCAAACCTATTCGAAGTTCCCCCGAGTAGGCAGATCTTTCACGGATGTGGCCTGCATGGCAGTACCAGTGAAGAAATTCCGAATAAGCACCTAAGTAACCTGAAGATATCATCCCAAAACTACCTTACTGTAGAGGAGGTTATGGAATATAAGTTTCCCATTTGTTTATTGGAACAAAACAGTGGCCGCAAAACGCACCTGAACTTGTCCAATCTCATGCGGGTTCATGAACTTAAACAGTATGTGTACTGCATTTGTGACATCCCAGTGAGATACCAGGATTGGAATGGGCTGAATGACCAAAAGGACGAAGCAACCTTGGAGCAAGCCGGATTAAAAATGAACGATGAGATTACAGTTCGCAGCCTGCAGTCCCAGTTCCTCAATAGCACTGGTTCCACGTCAAGTGAAAGGCTATCGGATAGTTGCTCGGATGAAGAGTCGGATTCGGATTTGAGTTCCTTGGAAGCTTATTTTCCTGTTGTTCCTGCCTCATCTCCATCACAAAATTCCCTGATCGAAGGCAGCTATTCGTTTGCCTATAAGTACAAGATGCGTTTTGGGCATCCCATTCCAGAGTTTTATGCGGGCGAATTAGGCGACGCCTTTAAAAAGACCTGTTCAGAGCCATATGACAAG aaaaaaatcctGGCTATTTACTTGCACCACGATGACAGCATTCTAACAAACATTTTCTGCCATCGCGTACTGAAGGCTGAGAAAATCCTAAACGTGTTGAAACACAACTTTATCGTTTATGGCGTGGATCTGACTAAGAAAACGCCGGCTGTGGAATTTTTCGGTAGACTGAAAAGTCTTATCTCCCTTGAAGCATCAAGTATGGCCGAGGGAATAGTTTTGGACAAGCTACCGGCTTTTATGCTAGTTAGTCAAGATATCGGAGATACTCACCCACTAGTTTCTGTCATTCATGGAGATGTTGGAGTGGACGAGTTGGAGCATGAACTTCTTGAACAGTTCGAACTCCGAATTAACTTAGCAGATTAA